The Lentzea guizhouensis genome contains a region encoding:
- the ftsZ gene encoding cell division protein FtsZ, translating into MTPPHNYLAVIKVVGIGGGGVNAVNRMIEVGLKGVEFIAVNTDAQALLMSDADVKLDIGRELTRGLGAGANPEVGHKAAEDHREEIEEVLKGADMVFVTAGEGGGTGTGGAPVVASIARKLGALTIGVVTRPFSFEGKRRAKQAEDGIQALRNECDTLIVIPNDRLLQLGDIGVSLMDAFRSADEVLLSGVQGITDLITTPGLINLDFADVKSVMSGAGSALMGIGSARGEGRAVQAAQKAINSPLLEASMEGAHGVLLSIAGGSDLGLFEINESASLVQEAAHPDANIIFGTVIDDSLGDEVRVTVIAAGFDSGGPTHKKLEPTALSSAPRTATGPIAAATAAPTPPAPQPARSRWPRRRRWCRPRRCRSRRCAPARRCSRRRRCRRSPRPSRATATCRPCRGRCRRTARCPRGRSRSPRTRMTRWTCRRSCGADHRMILSDPLSTVHGAQGVLLCGRELGCERAYSSCCHHSFRWCVQGPVRLVQPR; encoded by the coding sequence ATGACGCCCCCGCACAACTACCTCGCGGTGATCAAGGTCGTCGGCATCGGTGGTGGCGGCGTCAACGCCGTCAACCGCATGATCGAGGTCGGGCTCAAGGGCGTCGAGTTCATCGCGGTGAACACCGACGCACAGGCCTTGCTGATGTCCGATGCCGACGTGAAGCTCGACATCGGCCGCGAGCTGACCCGCGGCCTCGGCGCCGGAGCGAACCCCGAGGTCGGCCACAAGGCCGCGGAAGACCACCGCGAGGAGATCGAGGAGGTCCTCAAGGGGGCCGACATGGTCTTCGTGACCGCGGGTGAGGGCGGTGGCACCGGTACCGGTGGCGCCCCCGTGGTGGCCTCGATCGCCCGCAAGCTCGGCGCGCTGACCATCGGTGTCGTGACGCGCCCGTTCTCGTTCGAGGGCAAGCGGCGGGCCAAGCAGGCCGAGGACGGCATCCAGGCGCTGCGCAACGAGTGCGACACGCTGATCGTCATCCCCAACGACCGGTTGCTCCAGCTGGGTGACATCGGTGTCAGCCTGATGGACGCGTTCCGCTCGGCCGACGAGGTCCTCCTCTCCGGTGTCCAGGGCATCACCGACCTCATCACCACCCCCGGTCTGATCAACCTGGACTTCGCGGACGTCAAGTCCGTCATGTCCGGTGCCGGCTCGGCGTTGATGGGCATCGGCTCGGCGCGCGGTGAGGGAAGAGCGGTCCAGGCCGCGCAGAAGGCGATCAACTCGCCGCTGCTGGAGGCCTCGATGGAGGGTGCGCACGGCGTGCTGCTGTCCATCGCGGGTGGCTCCGACCTGGGCCTCTTCGAGATCAACGAGTCCGCGTCGCTGGTCCAGGAGGCCGCGCACCCGGACGCGAACATCATCTTCGGCACGGTCATCGACGACTCGCTCGGCGACGAGGTCAGGGTCACGGTGATCGCCGCCGGGTTCGACAGCGGTGGCCCCACCCACAAGAAGCTGGAGCCGACGGCGCTGTCGTCGGCGCCGCGCACCGCGACGGGCCCGATCGCCGCGGCCACGGCGGCACCGACACCGCCGGCCCCGCAGCCGGCCCGCAGCCGGTGGCCCAGACGCCGCCGGTGGTGCAGGCCCCGCCGGTGCCGCAGCCGGAGGTGCGCCCCGGCCCGCCGGTGCAGCCGCCGACGACGGTGCCGCCGCAGCCCTCGCCCGTCCAGGGCAACGGCTACGTGCCGTCCGTGCCGCGGTCGCTGTCGCAGAACGGCTCGCTGCCCTCGCGGCCGGTCCCGGTCACCGAGGACCCGGATGACGAGGTGGACGTGCCGCCGTTCATGCGGCGCTGATCACCGGATGATCTTGTCGGACCCCCTGAGTACCGTTCACGGTGCTCAGGGGGTTCTGCTTTGTGGCCGCGAATTAGGGTGTGAGCGTGCGTATTCGTCGTGTTGTCACCACTCGTTCCGGTGGTGTGTCCAAGGCCCCGTACGACTCGTTCAACCTCGGTGA
- the pgeF gene encoding peptidoglycan editing factor PgeF — translation MRIRRVVTTRSGGVSKAPYDSFNLGDHVGDAERAVEANRARLAEGIGLTPDRLVWMEQVHGRTVQVVDGPRAEPLEATDAVVTKEPGLALAVLTADCVPVLLGDQEGGVVAAVHAGRVGARVGVVVETLKAMMAQGAELERIEVLLGPSVCGECYEVPAEMQRDVEKHLPGSASKSRKGKPALDLRAGLWNQLASAGVGKIGVDPRCTFEEKDLFSHRRENPTGRLASVIWIEP, via the coding sequence GTGCGTATTCGTCGTGTTGTCACCACTCGTTCCGGTGGTGTGTCCAAGGCCCCGTACGACTCGTTCAACCTCGGTGACCACGTGGGGGACGCCGAGCGGGCCGTCGAGGCGAACCGGGCCAGGCTCGCCGAGGGCATCGGGCTGACCCCGGACCGCCTGGTCTGGATGGAGCAGGTCCACGGCCGCACGGTGCAGGTGGTCGACGGGCCGCGGGCCGAACCGCTGGAGGCCACCGACGCGGTCGTGACGAAAGAGCCCGGCCTGGCGCTCGCGGTGCTCACCGCGGACTGCGTGCCGGTGCTGCTCGGCGACCAGGAGGGCGGGGTCGTCGCCGCGGTGCACGCCGGCCGGGTCGGCGCGCGGGTCGGCGTCGTGGTCGAGACGCTCAAGGCGATGATGGCGCAGGGCGCCGAGCTGGAGCGGATCGAGGTCCTGCTCGGGCCGAGCGTCTGCGGCGAGTGCTACGAGGTGCCCGCGGAGATGCAGCGGGACGTCGAGAAGCACCTGCCGGGCAGCGCGTCGAAGTCGCGCAAGGGCAAGCCCGCGCTCGACCTGCGGGCCGGGCTGTGGAACCAGCTGGCGAGCGCCGGGGTCGGCAAGATCGGGGTCGACCCGCGGTGCACGTTCGAGGAGAAGGACCTGTTCAGCCACCGCCGGGAGAACCCGACCGGGAGGCTCGCCTCGGTCATCTGGATCGAACCGTGA
- a CDS encoding YggS family pyridoxal phosphate-dependent enzyme has product MNRRDELAANLAEVRERIGKACAAARRDPSEVMLLAVTKTWPASDVEILYELGLRDFAENRDQEASAKAGQLRHLAQARWHMVGRLQRNKAKSVVEWADRVDSVDSVRLAEALAKAAHAAGRKLDVLLQVSIDGDTSRGGVAVADVAELAGVITRSGDLILRGAMTVAPLTMEPVQAFEALESVVSGLRDDHPTAVELSAGMSSDLEDAISHGSTCVRVGTALLGSRRLTSP; this is encoded by the coding sequence GTGAACCGGCGCGACGAGCTGGCGGCGAACCTCGCCGAAGTTCGCGAACGCATCGGGAAGGCGTGTGCGGCGGCCCGGCGGGACCCGAGCGAAGTGATGTTGCTCGCGGTGACGAAAACCTGGCCGGCGAGCGATGTCGAAATCCTCTACGAGCTCGGTTTGCGCGACTTCGCCGAAAACCGCGATCAAGAGGCGAGTGCGAAAGCCGGCCAGTTGAGACATCTCGCGCAAGCGCGGTGGCACATGGTCGGGCGGCTGCAGCGGAACAAGGCGAAGTCGGTCGTCGAATGGGCGGACCGGGTCGACTCGGTGGACTCCGTGCGGCTGGCGGAGGCGCTCGCGAAAGCGGCGCACGCGGCAGGAAGAAAACTCGACGTGTTGTTGCAGGTCAGCATCGACGGCGACACGTCACGCGGTGGGGTTGCTGTTGCGGATGTGGCGGAACTGGCTGGCGTGATCACACGTTCGGGTGATCTTATTCTCCGAGGTGCGATGACCGTCGCGCCTCTGACGATGGAACCGGTGCAGGCGTTTGAGGCGTTGGAATCGGTGGTATCAGGCCTACGTGATGATCATCCCACTGCTGTCGAGCTGTCAGCGGGGATGAGCAGCGACCTGGAAGATGCCATCTCGCACGGATCGACCTGTGTGCGTGTCGGAACGGCGTTGCTCGGCAGCCGGCGACTAACCTCGCCTTAG
- a CDS encoding cell division protein SepF, with protein MSALHKLKAYFGMVPAEYADDPGYDDDRGRYGDYRSEYAAEADDYDYPRRGRAFTAGRSELQGSGYRADLDETDDYEPESRRGAAAPASTRRWSADAPVHGALAVDPQREPVSRLRPVAEPAGNPLARITTLHPRSYSEARTIGEHYRDGTPVILNLTDMDDADAKRLVDFSAGLAFALRGSMDKITSRVFLLSPPNVDVTAEDRRKLAEGGFGNRG; from the coding sequence ATGAGCGCTTTGCACAAGCTGAAGGCCTACTTCGGGATGGTCCCCGCCGAGTACGCAGACGACCCCGGCTACGACGACGACCGCGGCCGCTACGGCGACTACCGGTCCGAGTACGCGGCCGAGGCCGACGACTACGACTACCCGCGGCGCGGCCGCGCGTTCACGGCGGGCCGGTCGGAGCTCCAGGGCTCCGGGTACCGGGCCGACCTCGACGAGACGGACGACTACGAGCCGGAGTCGCGGCGCGGGGCCGCCGCCCCTGCGAGCACGCGGCGCTGGAGTGCCGACGCACCGGTCCACGGTGCGCTGGCGGTCGATCCGCAGCGCGAGCCCGTGAGCAGGCTGCGTCCTGTCGCCGAGCCCGCGGGCAACCCGCTGGCGCGCATCACCACGCTGCATCCCCGCAGCTACAGCGAGGCGCGCACGATCGGGGAGCACTACCGCGACGGCACTCCGGTGATCCTGAACCTGACCGACATGGACGACGCGGACGCCAAGCGCCTCGTCGACTTCTCGGCCGGACTCGCGTTCGCTCTGCGCGGGTCCATGGACAAGATCACCAGCAGGGTGTTCCTTCTCTCACCGCCCAACGTTGACGTGACGGCGGAGGACCGGAGGAAGCTGGCGGAAGGTGGCTTCGGGAACCGCGGTTAG
- a CDS encoding YggT family protein translates to MRLVIYYVLFAFSLFLTARVVVELVRTFAREWRPAGGVAVTLETVYTVTDPPVRTLRRFIPTVRIGGVGLDLSIIVLWLLVIILMQVADPR, encoded by the coding sequence ATCCGTCTCGTCATCTACTACGTCCTCTTCGCGTTCTCCCTGTTCCTGACCGCGCGCGTCGTGGTCGAGCTGGTGCGGACGTTCGCGAGGGAGTGGCGTCCGGCGGGCGGCGTAGCCGTAACGCTGGAAACCGTGTACACGGTCACCGACCCACCGGTCCGGACACTGCGTCGGTTCATCCCGACTGTGCGGATCGGGGGCGTCGGGCTGGACCTATCGATTATTGTGCTGTGGCTGCTCGTTATCATTTTGATGCAAGTTGCAGATCCCAGGTGA
- a CDS encoding DivIVA domain-containing protein, protein MPLTPADVHNVAFSKPPIGKRGYNEDEVDAFLDLVEGELARLIEENNDLRQQVEQLDQQLETTRADLDDARAKASSGPVTSRMPVEEPPRRLAPVPPPSVMEQTSPGGGGDHHVQAAKVLGLAQEMADRLTGEAKAEADGMLSEARTKSEQLLSEARVKADTMVNEARTRAETMLNDARTRSETLERQAREKATALDRDAQRKHAEVMGNITQEKNTLEKQIDKLQTFEREYRTRLKTMLEAQLRDLQDRGPAAPSEGRSQGYSFGARAEAG, encoded by the coding sequence ATGCCGTTGACCCCCGCTGACGTGCACAACGTCGCGTTCAGCAAGCCGCCGATTGGCAAGCGGGGCTACAACGAGGACGAGGTGGACGCGTTCCTCGACCTGGTTGAGGGCGAGCTGGCCCGCTTGATCGAGGAGAACAACGACCTCCGTCAGCAGGTCGAGCAGCTCGACCAGCAGCTCGAGACCACGCGTGCCGACCTCGACGACGCGCGTGCGAAGGCTTCTTCCGGCCCCGTGACGAGCCGTATGCCGGTCGAGGAGCCGCCGCGCCGCCTGGCGCCGGTCCCGCCGCCCTCGGTGATGGAGCAGACGTCCCCTGGCGGGGGCGGAGACCACCACGTGCAGGCCGCGAAGGTCCTCGGGCTCGCCCAGGAGATGGCGGACCGGCTGACCGGCGAGGCCAAGGCCGAGGCGGACGGCATGCTGTCCGAGGCGCGCACGAAGTCCGAGCAGTTGCTGTCCGAGGCCCGTGTGAAGGCCGACACGATGGTCAACGAGGCACGCACGCGTGCCGAGACCATGCTGAACGACGCGCGCACGCGTTCCGAGACGCTCGAGCGGCAGGCCCGTGAGAAGGCCACCGCGCTCGACCGCGACGCGCAGCGCAAGCACGCCGAGGTGATGGGCAACATCACCCAGGAGAAGAACACGCTCGAAAAGCAGATCGACAAGCTGCAGACGTTCGAGCGCGAGTACCGCACGCGACTGAAGACCATGCTCGAGGCGCAGCTGCGCGACCTGCAGGACCGCGGCCCCGCCGCTCCGTCCGAGGGCCGTTCGCAGGGCTACTCCTTCGGCGCACGCGCCGAAGCGGGCTGA
- a CDS encoding DoxX family protein yields MTLTTALSLVLAVLFVATGAGKLVGARKSIEVRDHFRMSATLWRTIGALEWAGAAGLVIGSFTWEWVAHAATVGLGLLMVGATITRLRYDSKQTGVVLDLVLLGLLITLLFLDR; encoded by the coding sequence ATGACGTTGACCACCGCGCTGTCGCTCGTGCTGGCCGTCCTGTTCGTCGCGACCGGTGCCGGCAAGCTCGTGGGCGCGCGGAAGTCGATCGAGGTCCGCGACCACTTCCGGATGAGCGCGACGCTCTGGCGCACCATCGGCGCGCTGGAGTGGGCGGGTGCGGCCGGCCTGGTCATCGGTTCGTTCACCTGGGAGTGGGTGGCGCACGCGGCGACGGTGGGCCTGGGGCTGCTGATGGTCGGCGCGACGATCACCCGGCTGCGGTACGACTCGAAGCAGACCGGCGTGGTGCTCGACCTGGTGCTGCTCGGGTTGCTGATCACGCTGCTGTTCCTCGACCGCTGA
- the ileS gene encoding isoleucine--tRNA ligase — protein MAYPRAGANEVPAQPSFPNLEQDVLGYWKDDETFQASIDRNPAEDNEFVFYDGPPFANGLPHYGHLLTGYVKDVVPRYQTMRGKHVERRFGWDTHGMPAEYEAEKQLGITHKNEIDELGIEKFNEACRTSVLQYTDQWRDYVTRQARWVDFDNDYKTLDLDYMESVMWAFKALWDKGLIYEGFRVLWYCWRCETPLSNTETKMDDAYRDRQDPAVTVALRLESGEKALVWTTTPWTLPSNLAAAVHPDVDYVTVVGSDGSQYLLAEARVAAYARELGEEPEVVARCKGSDLVGKKYLPPFDFFVGRENAHQVLTADYVTTDDGTGIVHIAPAFGEDDKVVTDAAGIEVVVPVGSDGTFTAEVPPYAGVHVFEANKQIIRDLKDAGLLLRHETYDHPYPHCWRCQSPLIQRALSAWFVAVTQFKDRMVELNQQINWVPGHIKDGQFGKWLENARDWNISRNRYWGSPLPVWVSDNPEFPRTDVYGSLDELERDFGVRPADLHRPHIDELVRPNPDDPSGGSMMRRVPDVLDCWFESGSMSFAQVHYPFENAEWFENHYPGDFIVEYNGQTRGWFYTLHVLATALFDRPAFRDCVAHGIVLGDDGQKMSKSLKNYPDVNEVFDRDGSDAMRWFLMASPILRGGDLVVTERGIRDAVRQAVLPLWNSWYFLALYANAEGVEGTWRVDSKHVLDRYALAKTHDLVRDVQAAMDVYDISGACQLVREYLEVLTNWYVRRSRGRFWAGDQDAVDTLHTVLEVVTRVAAPLLPYTTEVVWRGLTGGRSVHLTDFPAVADLPADDALVAAMDEVRSVCSTALSLRKANKLRVRLPLARLTVASPSAAALEDFAEIVRDEVNVKEVSLTPDVDAYGQFQLVVNARAAGPRLGPNVQKVIKAVKAGDWSLVDGQVVAAGIELFEGEYEQRLVATDPAATAALPGGAGVVVLDTVVTPSLEAEGVARDLVRVVQQARKDAQLDVSDRITLTLELPDAVQAAVEPHLEFVKSETLTSSVVFGAGVAEGTVGDGAKVKVAVARA, from the coding sequence ATGGCCTACCCCAGGGCCGGCGCGAACGAGGTCCCGGCGCAGCCGTCCTTTCCGAACCTCGAGCAGGACGTGCTCGGGTACTGGAAGGACGACGAGACCTTCCAGGCGAGCATCGACCGCAACCCGGCCGAGGACAACGAGTTCGTCTTCTACGACGGACCGCCGTTCGCCAACGGCCTGCCGCACTACGGCCACCTGCTGACCGGCTACGTCAAGGACGTCGTGCCGCGCTACCAGACCATGCGCGGCAAGCACGTCGAGCGCCGGTTCGGCTGGGACACGCACGGCATGCCCGCCGAGTACGAGGCCGAGAAGCAGCTCGGCATCACGCACAAGAACGAGATCGACGAGCTCGGCATCGAGAAGTTCAACGAGGCCTGCCGCACGTCGGTGTTGCAGTACACGGACCAGTGGCGCGACTACGTGACCCGCCAGGCCCGCTGGGTCGACTTCGACAACGACTACAAGACGCTCGACCTCGACTACATGGAAAGCGTCATGTGGGCGTTCAAGGCCTTGTGGGACAAGGGCTTGATCTACGAGGGCTTCCGCGTGCTCTGGTACTGCTGGCGCTGCGAGACGCCGCTGTCCAACACCGAGACCAAGATGGACGACGCCTACCGCGACCGGCAGGACCCGGCCGTCACGGTCGCGCTGCGCCTCGAGTCCGGTGAGAAGGCCCTGGTCTGGACGACCACGCCGTGGACGCTGCCGAGCAACCTCGCCGCCGCCGTGCACCCGGACGTCGACTACGTGACGGTCGTGGGCTCCGACGGTTCGCAGTACCTGCTGGCCGAGGCCCGCGTCGCCGCCTACGCGCGTGAGCTGGGCGAGGAGCCCGAGGTCGTCGCCCGCTGCAAGGGGTCGGACCTGGTCGGCAAGAAGTACCTGCCACCGTTCGACTTCTTCGTCGGCCGCGAGAACGCCCACCAGGTGCTGACCGCCGACTACGTGACCACCGACGACGGCACCGGCATCGTCCACATCGCACCGGCGTTCGGTGAGGACGACAAGGTCGTGACGGACGCGGCGGGCATCGAGGTCGTCGTGCCGGTCGGCTCCGACGGCACGTTCACCGCCGAGGTGCCGCCGTACGCGGGCGTGCACGTGTTCGAGGCGAACAAGCAGATCATCCGCGACCTCAAGGACGCCGGTCTGCTGCTGCGGCACGAGACCTACGACCACCCGTACCCGCACTGCTGGCGCTGCCAGAGCCCGTTGATCCAGCGCGCGCTGTCGGCGTGGTTCGTGGCCGTGACGCAGTTCAAGGACCGGATGGTCGAGCTCAACCAGCAGATCAACTGGGTGCCCGGCCACATCAAGGACGGCCAGTTCGGCAAGTGGCTGGAGAACGCGCGCGACTGGAACATCTCGCGCAACCGGTACTGGGGCTCGCCGCTGCCCGTGTGGGTGTCGGACAACCCGGAGTTCCCGCGCACGGACGTGTACGGGTCGCTGGACGAGCTGGAGCGCGACTTCGGCGTGCGCCCGGCCGACCTGCACCGCCCGCACATCGACGAGCTCGTGCGGCCGAACCCGGACGACCCTTCGGGCGGGTCGATGATGCGCCGCGTGCCGGACGTGCTCGACTGCTGGTTCGAGTCGGGCTCGATGTCGTTCGCGCAGGTGCACTACCCGTTCGAGAACGCCGAGTGGTTCGAGAACCACTACCCCGGCGACTTCATCGTCGAGTACAACGGGCAGACGCGCGGCTGGTTCTACACGCTGCACGTGCTCGCGACGGCGTTGTTCGACCGGCCGGCGTTCCGCGACTGCGTGGCGCACGGGATCGTGCTCGGTGACGACGGCCAGAAGATGTCGAAGTCGCTGAAGAACTACCCGGACGTCAACGAGGTCTTCGACCGCGACGGCTCCGACGCCATGCGGTGGTTCCTGATGGCGTCGCCGATCCTGCGCGGTGGCGACCTGGTGGTGACCGAGCGCGGCATCCGCGACGCGGTGCGCCAGGCCGTGCTGCCGCTGTGGAACTCCTGGTACTTCCTCGCGTTGTACGCCAACGCGGAGGGCGTCGAGGGCACCTGGCGGGTCGACTCGAAGCACGTGCTGGACCGGTACGCGCTGGCGAAGACGCACGACCTGGTGCGCGACGTCCAGGCGGCGATGGACGTCTACGACATCTCCGGTGCCTGCCAGCTGGTGCGCGAGTACCTGGAGGTGCTGACGAACTGGTACGTGCGCCGGTCGCGCGGGCGGTTCTGGGCCGGTGACCAGGACGCGGTCGACACGCTGCACACGGTGCTGGAGGTCGTCACGCGCGTTGCGGCGCCGTTGCTGCCGTACACGACCGAGGTCGTGTGGCGTGGTCTGACCGGTGGCCGTTCGGTGCACCTGACGGACTTCCCCGCGGTGGCGGACCTGCCGGCGGACGACGCCTTGGTGGCGGCGATGGACGAGGTGCGCTCCGTGTGCTCCACGGCCTTGTCGCTGCGCAAGGCGAACAAGTTGCGCGTGCGGCTTCCGTTGGCGCGCTTGACGGTCGCTTCTCCTTCGGCGGCGGCGCTGGAGGACTTCGCGGAGATCGTGCGCGACGAGGTGAACGTCAAGGAGGTCTCGCTGACCCCGGACGTCGACGCGTACGGCCAGTTCCAGCTGGTCGTCAACGCGCGGGCGGCCGGTCCGCGACTCGGGCCGAACGTGCAGAAGGTGATCAAGGCCGTCAAGGCGGGCGACTGGTCCCTTGTGGACGGTCAGGTCGTCGCCGCGGGCATCGAGCTGTTCGAGGGCGAGTACGAACAGCGCCTGGTGGCAACGGATCCGGCCGCCACGGCGGCACTGCCCGGCGGTGCGGGCGTGGTCGTGCTGGACACGGTGGTGACCCCTTCGCTGGAGGCGGAAGGCGTCGCACGGGACCTGGTGCGGGTGGTGCAGCAGGCGCGCAAGGACGCGCAGCTCGACGTGTCCGACCGGATCACGCTGACGCTGGAGCTGCCGGACGCGGTGCAGGCCGCGGTCGAGCCGCACCTGGAGTTCGTGAAGTCGGAGACGCTGACGTCCTCCGTGGTGTTCGGCGCGGGTGTCGCGGAGGGCACGGTCGGCGACGGCGCGAAGGTGAAGGTGGCCGTCGCGCGCGCGTGA
- a CDS encoding TetR/AcrR family transcriptional regulator, producing the protein MRRTRDDWTEKALRALAEGGLSAVAIEPLAAREGATKGSVYHHFKSQKDLLKATVERWEREHTEKVIELVEAELTPEAKLRTLFATVLDRTRKGSVEMALQAGADDEVIAPVLLRVTKKRLAYLAVLFEQLGFDAEHARKRALIAFSLYLGQAQMWQTLPGLVEPVLDEAVEVLVRRD; encoded by the coding sequence GTGCGGAGGACTCGTGACGACTGGACTGAGAAAGCGCTGAGAGCGTTGGCGGAAGGCGGGTTGAGCGCCGTCGCGATCGAGCCGCTCGCGGCGCGGGAGGGTGCCACCAAGGGCAGCGTCTACCACCACTTCAAGAGCCAGAAGGACTTGCTCAAGGCCACCGTCGAGCGGTGGGAGCGGGAGCACACCGAGAAGGTCATCGAGCTGGTCGAGGCGGAGCTGACGCCGGAGGCCAAGCTCAGGACGTTGTTCGCGACCGTGCTCGACCGCACGCGCAAGGGGTCGGTCGAGATGGCGTTGCAGGCCGGTGCCGACGACGAGGTGATCGCGCCGGTTCTGCTGCGCGTCACCAAGAAGCGGCTCGCCTACCTCGCCGTGTTGTTCGAGCAGCTCGGGTTCGACGCGGAGCACGCCAGGAAACGGGCGTTGATCGCGTTCAGCCTCTACCTCGGCCAGGCGCAGATGTGGCAGACGCTGCCCGGCCTCGTCGAACCGGTGCTCGACGAGGCGGTCGAGGTGCTCGTGCGGCGGGACTAG